A genomic segment from Rickettsia endosymbiont of Lasioglossum villosulum encodes:
- a CDS encoding response regulator transcription factor gives MQEYKAHILIVDDDTRILALLKQFLNKNEFLVSTAVSAIEAKDLLKTSNYDLIILDVMLPSITGLDFATTIRDAGNNIPIVMLTALSEADDRVKGLEAGASDYVIKPFEPRELLLRINNLINNYNNPKKEKNITKFGNNFYNYNTKEFTKNDQIIPLSSTEQKLLEIFIERLGTSISRLELSKIMGGLSERSIDVQITRIRNKLEDNPKEPKYLKTVRNEGYALYI, from the coding sequence ATGCAAGAATATAAGGCACATATCCTAATTGTTGATGATGATACCAGAATATTAGCACTTTTAAAGCAATTTTTAAATAAAAATGAGTTTTTAGTATCAACGGCTGTATCAGCTATAGAGGCAAAGGATTTGTTAAAAACTTCTAATTACGATTTGATTATTTTAGACGTCATGTTACCAAGCATTACAGGGCTTGATTTTGCTACTACCATTAGGGACGCTGGCAATAATATACCAATAGTAATGTTAACTGCTTTATCGGAAGCTGATGACCGTGTTAAAGGTCTTGAAGCCGGTGCATCAGATTATGTTATTAAACCCTTTGAACCACGAGAATTATTATTGCGTATAAATAACTTGATCAATAATTATAACAATCCCAAAAAAGAAAAAAATATAACCAAATTTGGCAATAATTTTTATAATTATAATACTAAAGAATTTACTAAAAATGATCAGATAATTCCGCTTAGCTCTACTGAGCAAAAATTACTTGAAATATTTATAGAACGTCTTGGCACTTCTATTAGCCGCCTTGAGCTTTCAAAAATTATGGGAGGTCTTAGTGAACGTTCTATTGACGTACAAATTACCAGAATAAGAAATAAGCTAGAAGATAATCCTAAAGAACCGAAATATTTAAAAACCGTGCGTAATGAGGGATATGCACTTTATATCTAA
- a CDS encoding sensor histidine kinase yields MHFISKLLPRTLFLRFMLIIIMPILIGQLVAIFLFYDRHWYNVSYYTSTIIINEIESLIKEHKDNPKEITQLSENYLNLSYQFEPNKKLLAKQPKLNEPLTIFKNILNTKIHEKNIINLTKENRIQVLLELNNEVLNISFPAKLLLNPTVYIFVLWIIFLTIILLSISIIFSKNQIKSIVALADSMDEFGRGILKSKNFKPTGALEIRKAGLAFLKMKSRIEKQIIKRTTMLAMISHDLRTPLTRMKLQLELMDENEETDGLKQDILTMQQMINSYLDFARGESAEQFKEIFILSWIKSFLNKWSHIDIKFINPTKLDGVKLRIKPHSFERALSNLISNAIKYGTKVRISLNANSSNLSIIIEDNGSGIDNAEKPLVLKPFYRSDKARQLDNSSNVGLGLAITREIVKDHNGFLYLEDSKDLGGLSVRVEIPVYTKIEL; encoded by the coding sequence ATGCACTTTATATCTAAATTATTACCTAGGACTTTATTCCTAAGATTTATGCTTATCATAATTATGCCGATTCTGATAGGACAGCTAGTTGCTATATTTTTGTTTTATGATCGTCATTGGTATAATGTTTCATATTATACTAGCACCATTATTATCAATGAAATAGAATCTTTAATTAAAGAGCATAAAGATAATCCAAAAGAAATAACACAATTATCAGAAAATTATCTCAATTTATCTTATCAATTTGAGCCTAATAAGAAACTATTAGCAAAACAGCCTAAGTTAAACGAACCCTTAACTATATTTAAAAATATTTTAAATACAAAAATTCATGAAAAAAATATAATTAACTTAACTAAGGAAAATAGAATTCAAGTATTATTAGAGCTAAATAACGAGGTATTAAATATTTCTTTTCCAGCCAAACTTTTACTTAACCCAACAGTATATATTTTTGTTCTATGGATTATATTTTTAACTATTATATTACTTTCCATCTCTATTATTTTCTCTAAGAATCAAATTAAATCAATAGTTGCTCTTGCAGATAGCATGGATGAATTCGGTCGAGGTATCTTAAAAAGTAAGAATTTTAAGCCTACAGGTGCTTTAGAAATAAGAAAAGCAGGGCTTGCTTTTTTAAAAATGAAATCTCGTATAGAAAAGCAAATTATCAAAAGAACTACCATGCTTGCTATGATTTCTCATGATTTAAGAACTCCTCTAACACGCATGAAATTACAACTTGAATTAATGGACGAAAATGAAGAAACTGACGGTCTAAAGCAAGATATATTAACTATGCAGCAAATGATAAACTCCTATCTAGATTTTGCAAGAGGCGAAAGTGCAGAACAATTTAAAGAAATTTTTATTTTATCCTGGATTAAATCTTTTTTAAATAAATGGTCACATATAGATATAAAGTTTATAAACCCTACTAAATTAGATGGAGTGAAACTTCGAATTAAACCACATTCTTTTGAAAGAGCCTTGTCTAATTTAATTAGTAACGCTATAAAATATGGTACTAAAGTTAGAATTTCGTTAAATGCTAACTCATCTAACTTATCAATAATCATTGAAGATAATGGCAGCGGCATAGATAATGCAGAAAAACCTTTAGTATTAAAGCCATTTTATAGATCGGATAAAGCAAGGCAGTTAGATAATTCAAGTAATGTAGGTCTCGGACTTGCTATTACTCGTGAGATAGTAAAGGATCATAACGGATTTCTTTATCTAGAAGATAGTAAGGATTTAGGTGGGTTGTCGGTTAGAGTAGAAATTCCTGTATATACTAAGATAGAACTCTAA
- the uppS gene encoding polyprenyl diphosphate synthase, with protein sequence MTNIKHLAIIMDGNARWAATHDLPKSEGHRAGADKVHELLPEFINLKIPYVTLYTFSSENWQRSTTEISFLMKLLNIYLKKELDNLHRNGIKIKVIGRLNLLSDSLQKQINNAIELTKDNNKLTLCIAFSYGSRQEITDACTKIIASGKTEILESDIQNALYDPEMPDVDLLIRPGGVFRISNFLLWQAAYAELYFSQKYWPDFNKEDIINAIDDYSKRKRTFGKR encoded by the coding sequence ATGACTAACATAAAACATTTAGCAATAATAATGGATGGTAATGCACGCTGGGCAGCTACGCATGACTTACCTAAATCTGAAGGACATAGAGCCGGAGCTGATAAAGTACATGAATTATTACCGGAATTTATTAACCTTAAAATACCATATGTTACGCTATATACTTTCTCTTCCGAAAACTGGCAACGCTCAACTACAGAAATATCTTTTTTAATGAAGTTATTAAACATTTATTTAAAAAAAGAGCTAGATAATTTACATAGAAATGGCATTAAAATAAAAGTAATAGGTAGGCTTAATTTATTAAGCGACTCATTGCAAAAACAAATAAATAATGCTATAGAATTAACGAAAGATAATAATAAATTAACTCTTTGTATAGCTTTTAGCTATGGTAGTCGTCAAGAAATAACAGACGCTTGCACTAAGATTATCGCAAGCGGTAAAACAGAAATTCTTGAGAGCGATATACAAAATGCGTTATATGATCCGGAAATGCCTGATGTAGATTTATTAATAAGACCTGGCGGTGTTTTTCGGATTAGTAATTTCTTACTTTGGCAAGCAGCTTATGCTGAACTATATTTTTCTCAAAAATATTGGCCTGATTTTAATAAAGAAGACATAATAAACGCTATAGATGATTATTCAAAAAGGAAAAGAACATTTGGCAAAAGATAA
- a CDS encoding phosphatidate cytidylyltransferase: MIIQKGKEHLAKDKQKSNLYLRILSGIILVPSFVVAILWLKPLFYVLMILVAIGMLSEWYDMTHSSIMYLIIGLIIIPIPISLLISLSSNPINNWLIMLYFCIIWSVDTFAMIGGKTLGGAKLAPKISPKKTWSGLITGILSAGLVATLISFIPSFYIENYYFSNRIYLFIISCMLALIAQLSDLFISYFKRKFNIKDSGDIIPGHGGVLDRFDSIILTAPILFFINGLYL; the protein is encoded by the coding sequence ATGATTATTCAAAAAGGAAAAGAACATTTGGCAAAAGATAAACAAAAATCAAATTTATATTTAAGAATACTGTCTGGTATAATATTAGTACCATCATTTGTGGTAGCCATATTATGGCTTAAACCTTTATTCTATGTTTTAATGATATTAGTAGCTATAGGAATGCTTAGCGAATGGTATGATATGACCCACTCCTCTATTATGTATCTAATAATAGGGTTAATTATTATCCCAATTCCCATAAGCTTGTTAATATCCTTAAGTAGCAATCCCATAAATAACTGGCTTATTATGCTTTATTTTTGCATAATTTGGTCGGTAGATACATTTGCGATGATTGGAGGCAAAACCTTGGGCGGTGCAAAACTTGCTCCAAAAATCAGCCCTAAAAAAACTTGGAGCGGCTTAATTACAGGAATATTATCGGCAGGTTTAGTTGCAACCTTAATTAGTTTTATACCAAGTTTTTACATTGAAAATTACTATTTCTCAAATAGGATTTATCTGTTTATAATTAGTTGTATGCTAGCTTTAATAGCTCAGCTAAGTGATTTATTTATTTCATATTTTAAACGAAAGTTTAATATTAAGGATAGCGGCGATATTATACCTGGTCATGGGGGAGTGTTAGATAGATTTGACAGTATAATTTTAACTGCCCCAATATTATTTTTTATAAATGGATTATATTTATGA
- a CDS encoding septum formation initiator family protein, which translates to MSIFNSILSNNHTKKIILNIFLALLLGYFVFHCIYGNKGVIAYLKVNRQLEKAYDELKLLRAERVELEHNVKLLRTESLDKDMLDEQARKVLGIAAPSEQVFNTNSKP; encoded by the coding sequence ATGAGTATTTTTAATTCAATACTTTCAAATAATCATACAAAAAAAATAATTTTAAATATTTTTCTAGCATTGCTGCTAGGATATTTTGTTTTTCACTGCATTTACGGCAATAAAGGAGTTATTGCATATTTAAAAGTAAATAGACAACTTGAAAAAGCCTATGATGAATTGAAATTATTGCGAGCTGAACGAGTAGAGCTTGAACATAATGTTAAATTACTTAGAACCGAATCGTTAGATAAGGATATGCTAGATGAACAAGCACGCAAAGTTTTAGGTATAGCAGCTCCAAGCGAACAAGTTTTTAACACCAATAGCAAACCATAG
- a CDS encoding ribonuclease D: MTITLYQNDLPDDFELEGDLAIDTETMGLNLYRDKLCLLQFSNGNGDAHLVHFLDQNYNAPNLKNLLSDKERCKIFHFARFDLAAIKKYLGVDLENIFCTKISSKLVRTYTESHGLKDICRELLGVNISKQQQSSYWGADNLSSDQQEYAAKDVLYLHKLREHLIAMLVKENRFELAQDIFKFLPTRANLDLVGWDEVDIFTH; the protein is encoded by the coding sequence ATGACTATTACGCTTTACCAAAACGATTTACCAGATGATTTTGAACTTGAAGGTGATTTAGCAATAGATACCGAAACGATGGGATTAAATTTATATAGAGATAAACTTTGTCTATTGCAGTTTAGTAACGGAAATGGTGATGCTCACCTTGTGCATTTTCTAGATCAAAACTATAATGCTCCTAACCTAAAAAATTTACTAAGTGATAAAGAACGTTGCAAGATATTTCATTTCGCAAGGTTTGATTTAGCAGCGATAAAAAAATATTTGGGAGTTGATTTAGAGAATATCTTTTGTACTAAAATATCTTCAAAGCTAGTTAGAACTTATACTGAAAGCCATGGGCTTAAGGATATATGTAGAGAATTGTTAGGAGTAAATATTTCCAAACAACAACAATCTTCTTATTGGGGTGCTGATAATCTATCTTCTGACCAACAAGAATATGCTGCTAAAGATGTGCTTTATTTGCATAAGTTAAGAGAGCATTTAATAGCAATGTTAGTTAAAGAAAATAGATTTGAACTTGCTCAAGACATCTTTAAATTTCTACCAACCAGAGCCAATTTAGATTTAGTCGGCTGGGATGAAGTTGATATCTTTACGCATTGA
- a CDS encoding sodium:solute symporter family protein — MLKIPIDNIIIFLYLISILAVGVYYRAKNSSFKNYANVESKVQNSKLLLIATIFASSVGGATTFGITEKTFLGHAYYAYALILTIPIDIIIAIYVVPLIAKHHGAESIGDIMSIYYGNLGRFIGGVSSVIVSVGFLAAQISVSGYIFQYILEINYIEGVILSYSIVLIYTTIGGLQSIVFTNLLQFFAMIIAIPVVTFIGLNKIGSINPIGDLIVETNPSNLFSYIIAAALSFSVMNLYPTFIQRALINKNPTQTTKAIYTKSVIYLFFLICVTLNGLIAYKLYPEQPSSLVLPYLINQIIPPLIQGLVISGLLAAVMSTADSDLNVTSIAIVKDIINPILKVKNEQKLLLIARIINVATGSLAIIAALKFSNVIDLVVFFTGFWGPVILVPLVTTLFSIRVPTQIMVLSSISGAATFLFWEHYSLSLQYFNLRGVFIGTMVSCFIFMLGIVTNKINRR, encoded by the coding sequence ATGCTTAAAATACCTATCGATAATATTATCATATTCTTATATCTGATATCAATTTTAGCCGTAGGTGTTTATTACCGAGCTAAAAACAGTAGCTTTAAAAATTATGCCAATGTAGAGAGTAAGGTTCAGAATAGCAAACTGCTATTAATAGCTACTATATTTGCAAGTTCTGTAGGAGGAGCTACTACTTTTGGTATTACAGAAAAAACTTTTTTAGGACATGCATATTATGCTTACGCTTTAATACTTACTATCCCGATAGATATCATAATCGCTATTTATGTAGTGCCACTAATTGCAAAACATCATGGGGCAGAAAGCATAGGCGATATAATGAGTATATATTATGGCAATCTAGGTCGCTTTATTGGCGGGGTTAGCTCTGTAATTGTATCGGTTGGATTTTTAGCAGCTCAAATAAGCGTCAGCGGTTATATTTTTCAATATATCTTAGAAATAAATTATATTGAGGGAGTAATTTTAAGCTATAGTATAGTACTTATATACACTACAATAGGTGGGCTGCAATCTATTGTTTTTACTAATTTACTGCAATTTTTTGCTATGATAATTGCGATACCTGTTGTCACTTTTATAGGACTAAACAAAATTGGTTCTATAAATCCTATAGGCGATTTGATTGTTGAAACTAATCCATCTAACTTATTTTCTTATATAATCGCTGCTGCTTTAAGCTTTAGCGTAATGAATCTATACCCTACCTTTATTCAAAGAGCTTTGATTAATAAAAACCCTACTCAAACGACTAAAGCAATATATACAAAATCGGTTATATATTTATTCTTTTTAATTTGTGTTACTTTAAACGGATTAATTGCTTATAAACTTTATCCAGAGCAACCATCAAGCTTAGTATTACCTTATCTGATCAATCAAATAATCCCGCCTTTAATTCAAGGCTTAGTCATAAGCGGGCTGCTTGCTGCTGTTATGTCTACTGCCGACTCTGACTTAAACGTTACTTCCATAGCTATTGTTAAAGACATAATTAACCCAATTCTAAAGGTAAAAAATGAGCAAAAACTATTATTAATTGCCCGAATTATTAACGTAGCAACAGGAAGCCTTGCTATAATTGCTGCCTTAAAATTCAGTAACGTAATAGATTTAGTAGTATTTTTTACTGGCTTTTGGGGACCTGTAATATTAGTACCGCTAGTAACAACGCTTTTTAGCATTAGAGTACCAACACAAATAATGGTTTTATCATCAATAAGCGGAGCAGCAACTTTTCTATTTTGGGAACATTATTCCTTATCTCTACAATATTTTAACCTCAGGGGAGTATTTATAGGAACGATGGTAAGCTGTTTTATATTTATGTTAGGTATAGTGACAAATAAGATTAATAGGAGGTAA
- a CDS encoding Fic family protein, protein MNKRIGKYIIQKVSGESYKAYIPPEPPIDLVKLYTHLEKATLALAELNITCKSIPNTSLFIYMYVRKEALLSSQIEGTQSSFSDLMLFEHNQKPEISIEDVEEVSNYVKAIMYGLERLKDGFPFSLRLLREIHNILLSGGRGSKKLPGEFMRSQNWIGGTRPGNALFVPPPVNYLNDCLSHFENFLHDNSLPVLIKAGIAHVQFETIHPFLDGNGRLGRLLITLLLCHNEILNAPILYLSLYLKQNRHIYYELLQEVRIHGNWETWLEFFLEGIHKSAMQAIQTTNLINQLFEEDITQIEKAGRARFVCKQVLEYMKLLPQVNVSMLAKGLDITAPTARHALELMRKLNILEEISGKKRDKIYVYRKYLNILEEGAEPFTITSY, encoded by the coding sequence ATGAATAAACGCATAGGTAAATACATCATTCAAAAAGTATCAGGTGAGTCATATAAGGCTTATATACCACCTGAACCTCCTATAGATTTAGTAAAATTATATACTCACCTTGAAAAAGCTACCTTAGCACTTGCAGAGTTAAACATAACCTGTAAATCTATCCCTAATACTTCGTTATTTATTTATATGTATGTCCGCAAGGAAGCATTGCTCTCAAGCCAAATTGAAGGTACACAAAGCTCTTTTTCAGACTTAATGTTATTTGAGCATAATCAAAAACCTGAAATATCCATAGAAGATGTGGAAGAAGTATCTAATTATGTAAAAGCTATAATGTATGGTTTAGAAAGGTTAAAAGATGGTTTTCCTTTTTCCTTAAGATTATTGCGGGAAATCCATAATATATTACTTTCTGGAGGGCGTGGCTCTAAAAAATTGCCAGGAGAATTTATGCGTTCTCAGAACTGGATTGGTGGCACAAGACCAGGCAATGCGTTATTTGTTCCTCCTCCTGTAAATTATTTAAATGATTGCCTGTCTCATTTTGAAAATTTTTTGCATGATAATAGCCTGCCGGTTCTTATTAAAGCCGGTATTGCTCATGTTCAATTTGAAACAATTCATCCATTTTTAGATGGTAATGGACGTTTAGGACGATTACTAATTACATTGTTGCTTTGTCATAATGAAATACTTAATGCCCCAATTCTATATTTGAGCCTTTACTTAAAACAAAATCGTCATATTTATTATGAGCTACTTCAAGAAGTCAGGATCCATGGTAATTGGGAAACTTGGCTGGAGTTTTTTTTAGAAGGCATTCATAAATCTGCAATGCAGGCAATCCAAACAACCAATCTTATTAATCAATTATTTGAAGAAGATATTACCCAGATAGAAAAAGCAGGGCGAGCAAGATTTGTTTGTAAGCAAGTTTTAGAATATATGAAATTATTGCCGCAAGTAAATGTATCTATGCTTGCTAAGGGGCTAGATATAACTGCACCTACGGCAAGGCATGCTCTTGAATTAATGAGAAAACTTAATATTTTAGAAGAAATAAGCGGTAAAAAACGCGACAAAATATACGTGTATCGTAAATATTTAAATATTCTTGAAGAGGGTGCTGAGCCTTTTACTATTACCTCCTATTAA
- a CDS encoding Fic family protein, which yields MIWNWQHKDWSNFKYDQKNISDLEKRFINNSGVLLGATKHLSKSDKDNLVVMLASDEALNSSEIEGEYLNRDSLQSSIKRYFNIARDNRKASPAENGISELLADMYYSYDQPLNHDCLFRWHEMLMNGRKDLDAIGKYRIHLEPMQVVSGKYYEPIVHFEAPPSDIVPKEMDRFIEWYNNITDSITPLTKAAIAHLYFESIHPFEDGNGRIGRVITIKMLCQNIGKPILIALSHVINQEKKLYYNDLENNNKSLEITDWILYFVKTIIKAQDYTLLNIEFLINKTKFYDKFKNALNTRQEKVIKRIFEEGVEGFKGGLSAKNYLNITKTSKATATRDLQELVEMQAFIKTGELKATRYYINLEN from the coding sequence ATGATATGGAATTGGCAGCATAAAGATTGGTCTAATTTTAAATATGATCAGAAAAATATTTCTGATTTGGAAAAACGTTTTATCAATAATAGCGGTGTTCTTTTAGGGGCAACTAAACATCTTTCGAAATCAGATAAAGATAATTTAGTTGTTATGCTTGCAAGTGATGAAGCGTTAAATAGTTCTGAAATTGAGGGTGAATATTTAAATAGAGACAGCTTGCAATCCTCTATAAAGCGTTATTTTAATATAGCAAGGGATAATAGAAAAGCTTCGCCTGCGGAAAATGGTATCTCAGAATTGCTTGCCGATATGTATTATTCATATGATCAGCCTTTAAACCATGACTGTTTATTTCGTTGGCATGAAATGTTAATGAACGGTAGAAAAGATTTAGATGCTATAGGAAAATATCGCATCCACCTAGAGCCAATGCAGGTAGTTTCAGGCAAATATTATGAGCCAATAGTACATTTTGAAGCACCGCCATCTGATATTGTACCAAAAGAAATGGATAGATTTATAGAATGGTATAATAATATTACGGATTCTATTACTCCACTTACTAAAGCTGCTATTGCCCATCTTTATTTTGAGTCTATACATCCGTTTGAAGATGGTAATGGAAGAATAGGTAGAGTTATCACTATAAAAATGCTATGTCAAAATATAGGAAAACCAATATTAATAGCTTTGTCTCACGTAATAAATCAGGAAAAAAAGTTATATTATAATGATCTAGAAAATAACAATAAAAGTTTAGAAATTACTGACTGGATATTATACTTTGTTAAAACGATAATTAAAGCTCAGGATTATACTTTACTTAATATTGAGTTTTTAATAAATAAAACAAAATTTTATGATAAATTTAAGAATGCATTAAACACAAGACAGGAAAAAGTAATTAAAAGAATTTTTGAAGAGGGGGTAGAGGGCTTTAAAGGTGGTTTGAGTGCTAAAAATTATCTAAACATCACCAAAACCTCTAAAGCCACTGCTACAAGAGATCTACAAGAATTGGTAGAGATGCAGGCATTTATTAAAACCGGCGAACTTAAAGCTACAAGGTATTATATTAATTTAGAAAATTAG
- a CDS encoding glycosyltransferase family 2 protein, translating into MPLYKELSKLRSIIKNISLINYPDSKLDVKIIIEDDDYLMIKEMALYNLPAYFHVILVPQSFPKTKPKALNYALEYSRGEYVVVYDAEDKPEPDQLLKALAMFKSLAPDFICLQAKLNFYNKNENVLTKMFNLEYSLWFEYILKGLSLLKLPTPLGGTSNHFKADILRRLGGWDAHNVTEDAEIGLRIYSQNYKVAILDSYTLEEAPNSLGNWLNQRSRWIKGFLQTFFVFIAQKDKYKKLTLLQMITIYIFIGLSTYNFWCLPFIIFSIIINKNPIIDYVWLVNSIFSLLYLYGTVIYILKNSLKFGKIKFQDLIALVLWAGYFILHTIASYKAVFEIIFCPFKWNKTKHGVSLEDFEE; encoded by the coding sequence GTGCCATTATATAAAGAGTTAAGCAAATTAAGATCAATAATCAAAAATATTTCATTAATTAATTACCCTGATAGTAAACTAGATGTCAAAATAATTATCGAAGATGATGATTATTTAATGATTAAAGAAATGGCATTATATAATTTACCTGCATATTTTCACGTGATACTAGTACCCCAAAGCTTCCCCAAAACTAAACCAAAAGCCCTTAATTATGCTTTAGAATATTCACGAGGTGAATATGTAGTTGTTTACGATGCTGAAGATAAACCTGAACCAGATCAACTACTTAAGGCTTTAGCAATGTTTAAGAGTTTAGCACCCGATTTTATTTGTCTGCAAGCCAAGCTCAATTTTTATAATAAAAACGAAAATGTTTTAACTAAAATGTTTAATCTAGAATATAGCTTATGGTTTGAATATATTTTAAAAGGGTTAAGTTTGCTCAAGCTCCCTACCCCACTTGGCGGTACGAGCAATCATTTTAAAGCAGATATATTACGTAGGTTGGGTGGCTGGGATGCTCATAACGTAACCGAAGATGCTGAAATTGGGTTAAGAATTTACTCGCAAAATTATAAGGTAGCCATTCTTGACTCATATACTTTAGAAGAAGCACCAAATAGTTTAGGTAATTGGTTAAATCAAAGATCACGTTGGATCAAAGGTTTTTTGCAAACATTTTTTGTGTTTATAGCACAAAAAGATAAGTATAAAAAACTTACTTTGTTACAAATGATAACTATTTATATTTTCATTGGGCTATCAACTTATAATTTCTGGTGCTTACCTTTTATAATATTTTCCATTATTATAAATAAAAACCCTATAATTGATTATGTATGGCTGGTTAATAGTATTTTTTCCCTCTTATATTTATACGGAACTGTTATTTATATATTAAAAAATTCTTTAAAATTTGGAAAAATAAAGTTTCAGGATTTAATAGCGTTAGTTTTGTGGGCTGGCTATTTCATATTACATACTATAGCCTCATATAAAGCAGTTTTTGAAATTATCTTCTGTCCGTTTAAATGGAATAAAACAAAACATGGCGTTAGTTTAGAAGATTTTGAGGAATAA
- a CDS encoding type II toxin-antitoxin system PemK/MazF family toxin, translating to MTLKINLGEIWLADLNPKVGSEPGKTRPVLIIQDQVLLDASHPSTLIIPLTTNLIDDAFPLRIRIKAHNKLEKDSDLLIDQIRSIDNKRLILGPLTSCNPTTMQIIYKAVLEVIGVKI from the coding sequence ATGACCCTGAAAATTAATCTCGGAGAAATTTGGCTTGCCGATTTGAATCCTAAAGTTGGTAGTGAGCCTGGCAAAACGAGACCTGTACTAATTATTCAAGATCAAGTATTATTAGATGCGAGTCATCCGTCTACTTTAATCATCCCCTTGACAACTAATTTGATAGATGATGCTTTTCCTTTACGAATCCGTATTAAAGCTCATAATAAATTAGAAAAAGATTCGGACCTGTTAATAGACCAAATACGTAGCATAGATAATAAACGTTTAATTTTAGGACCTCTAACTAGTTGTAATCCTACCACTATGCAAATAATTTATAAAGCAGTATTAGAAGTTATAGGAGTTAAAATATAA
- a CDS encoding ribbon-helix-helix protein, CopG family → MSALTVRLPDDLAEEVTKRARKLHISRSQYIRKSIENMNKSLYEQERQEKLFAASMRTRTESIKINSEFSNIEHDPEN, encoded by the coding sequence ATGTCCGCACTTACTGTAAGATTACCCGATGACTTAGCAGAAGAAGTAACTAAGAGGGCTAGAAAACTTCATATTTCACGTAGTCAGTATATTAGAAAATCTATTGAAAACATGAATAAAAGCTTATATGAGCAAGAACGGCAAGAGAAGTTATTTGCAGCTAGTATGCGTACTCGCACAGAAAGTATAAAAATAAATTCTGAATTTTCTAATATTGAACATGACCCTGAAAATTAA